GAACTGTGGTGATGAGTGGCGGCAACCACCAGCGGCGACGGGGGGCGACCACCAGCGACAATGGGCGGCGACGGGCAGCAGCGATGATCGGCGCCGACGGCAGGCACAGAGAAGAGAGAACAGAGACGGAGAGCCGTTTTTGACGTGAATAAGAGAGGAAGAGAAGTTTTTGAATAACAGAGGCTAATTAGGGTTACAGGTATCACTTAGGGTTTCCTAAATTACCCAATTACccccaatttttttcaaaaaatccgaAAAACCCCGCCATTTCCGCCATTTCAATGGCGTTCCGCCATGGTGCCACCGCAATTGCGGCCGCCTTTTCATCTGCCGTTGAAAACCACGTTGCGGTGGCCTTTGTATGGTGGCGAGGCCAAATTCCGCCACGCCATACCGCCATGGCGCCGCCATAACCGATATTTTAAAACACTGATTAGAGTTGAgtaggaaaaataaattatattccaCTAATGCTTGTGTATTCAAGTTAGCGAGTTCCACATTTTGTATCAGATTTTTACACTCTTGTCTGGTATATTCTTCAGGCTCTTGTGAGTCCATTTCTCCTAGACGATTTGGCAGATGATATGAACGAAGGCTGTTCTGATGATCCATCTGGTATTTTGACATTCAGTGtcctaaaatattttcttttttcttttcccatTCAGTTCCATATTTTCTTAGGATACTATATCTGTAATTTTTCAGGTGCCACATGGTCTGATACGAGTTTCCCCGCCAATAATGACAATTCAAGTAATGGTTATGACCTGCTTAAAGAGATCGATCCAGTTGCCGCAAATAGAATCCATCCAAATAACCATAGAAAGGTTGGATTGTAATATCAGTGCATGTGGGCCAGTTTATTTTTACAGTGCGGTTACACATTCAACTTTTccatgttattttatgttttgtatGCAATCCTTGAAAATTCCTGTTCAGTACATTTTTTAACTTCATAAATTCTTATTGATTGCCTCACTGCTCATAACACTGCTACACTATGTTTATTTGGTGGTTTCAGATCAATCAATATATTAATTTGTATTCACGTACTGGTGTTGTTCCTAGCAAAGTATTCCAAGGAAAAGCAGCAGAGGTTTGTCATCTTCTTTGACACTCATTGGTTGATTGCAAATTCATATATCCTTTACTTCGTCTATGTTATTATGACATATAATGCCGTTTCTCGATTTATAGTCATCTTGGTTGATTACCCAACACTTCCATAGTCACCCCTCTCTCATATCATACCTTTTTGTTCTATTTCTACTCGTCAGCTGGTGTTAGACATGAAGTGGAAAAAGGACACTTAATTGGTGATGGTTTTTGTTgcaatacatatttttattctttcattGTTTTCTTGTAAATAATATCAGTATTGCTTGTGGCAGGGCAGAAGTGGGGTCAAGTTGATAACTTAAGATATGATTGCTGTTTTATGTGTGTGGATGCATCTCTCCCTGTGCTGGACAAATATGTTGAGCAGAGGGTAGACTGTATGTTGGATGCTGGATTACTCAATGAAGTCTATGATGTTTACAACGTGAATGCAGATTATACTAGAGGATTGCGGCAAGCCATTGGTGTCCGAGAATTTGAGCCACTTCTTAGAAGTTGCCTTGTTGAAGACATCTATAAAAGAGAGAAGGAACTGTTAAACGGTTCCAGAATAGAAAAGGGTTTGAAATTGTTTGATGGTAACCTGATGGAGTGGTTGAAATCTTCCTCTGATACTAATACCATAATTCTTTTAGAAGAAGCAATAGAAAAAGTGAAGGTTAATACCCAGAGACTTGTTCGACGACaggtaaatatatattattattttttctgtgACTTACTTAAACAAGCATTCTTGAcaggaatatatatatatataggccTAGTAAGGAAACAAAGGTCATTTTTCTGATTTATCCCACTCCATGCAATTCAAAATTACCCCATGATACTTGAGTGGATTCTTATATAGAAGTTTGATTTTTTCTGATTTGTTTCACATGGCATAAGTTTGTAAAATATCAAGATTTGGTTGTGTTTAAAAGGCTTTAGCAGTTCCAAAAAGCTGCTGttgatttttcttcttgttggtACTTGGTTCCATCTAAATTTAATGCATATTGTGGCCAGAAACAATGTTCATTCAAGATAAATTGATATAATGGATCAAATTTCAAATGTTTCGTATGTGACATTTGTCTTTGCCTTTCTACATTGATATGACtggaattaaaagaaaattgaattttgaagcCTGAGATTGATAAAGCAGCTATGATCATTGCAGAAGAGGATGCTCAATAGGCTGCAAACACTATTTGGTTGGAACATACATTTTGTTGATTCCACAGAGTCAATATCAAGTATGCTGCGTTAATAATATTCCCTCtatcttttctttgtttattgccataaaataacattttaaagtATTGATTAGGTCACTTTTTGTTTAGGCAAATCAGAGGATGTATGGTCTGACCAAGTGGTTGAGTCAGCTACAAAGGTAGTTAGTTCCTTCTTGTGTGAGAATGGAAGCTTGTCATCCACTTGTGGCATGTCAAATGACACCAACGTGAAAATTAATCAAAGGGACCTCTGGACTCAATACATATGCAAGGTCTGTTATGCTTTTTAGAATCCGGCtagcaatttttaattttaatttcttgaaaACTGCATTCTTTGCTTACTTTTTATATTTCAGTTCTATGTTGCTTCTGTATTCTTGGTGTATACCACAAATTTCAAACATTTACTTACAGAAAAGCTTTTTGGGGAAACAGTTGGTTTTAAACTATTAAGCTACCAGAAAATCCATGTTTGGATGCCGAAAGTATTGCAGTATAAGTTAAACATGTAACTAGTGACGTGCAATGCGTCACTTTTGAAGCACTTGCAAGTGCTGCTTGCAATATAGAATTTTTGTGGTTCACAAAAATTTGCTTCTTGATGATGTACTTGCTTTTTGGTAGGCCTGTGGAGACAGGGTGCTAAGAGGATTACATGAATGGGAACAACACAAAAAGGGTCGTGGCCACAGGAAACGTATTTCTAGTCTCAAGAGCAAGGCACAAAAGTCTTGGTACCTTGGACAAAATGTTTGATTACTATGAATGCAAATAGTTTTATGTATTGTAATTTGCAACCTGCTCCAGTTTTGAAACATATTCACAGTAATATTGCCACTGAATGACTAATAGTATTTCAgtatatttctttttgtttcatttGTCAAGACCATCataaaaatccaaaagaaaATACACGTAAGTCTCTCATTGATTTCGTTCATAATATCCTACGAATGAGATATTGAGATGTGTGGTTTTTGTTTACTATATCATTTCATTGTTTTCATAAACAAAATGATAAGCAGCACGTGTATGTTTGAAATATTGACTATTGAGGGTACCACTGTACCAGTCTTTCAGCACCTTCTTGTGAACTCGAATTATTATGAACAATGCACTTATTCTCCTTATAAAGTTGTACTATTTACGAAATaagttgttttttttattacataattaaatatttatacaaaatctttttatataaattactCAAATTACTCAAATTCATTTTACAATCTGTATGGTATTTCTCTTTCATACTCATGCGTGCTCCATaggttattttctgatttcttcttaattctttttagatttataatgaaaatttttttattaatattttttgaaaaaaatttctatatcaaacatataatattaactatgaaatgtaaaaaattgaaacaaactCATTGGAAAATAATCAACCTTATGAGTTGATCAAGTAGCAACAAAAATAGGTTACAAATAACAAGAGAAAACAGATTCTAATTCTACATAAACGGATTTTGTCCTCGTATcaaattgatatttaaaaatgagATTAATTGTCATGTACTATTAGTATGAAAGAATTTTATAGACAGACAATCATGCATGACATGATTATAATTAAACTCTTTAAATAATTCAGAATTATAATGAATGCTCATAACCCCTCCATCTATGACGTGACATGATTTTTTGGATAGCATGGCTGAGGGTTTGCTTATAACCCCTCCATCTATGATTAGGGCAATGGATTGGGATCATCAACATGAACATCACACTGCTTCTTCTCAAATACACTTCAATCTCTGGACATACTAAATTGCTTACCATTTGCTACAtcaattattattcttattgcTGATATATTTGGGGATTTTAAATTTCTAGTAGGTACATCACATGCCATATGCATTATAtaagtttaattattatgttagtgtttatatttttattaaatttataattaaatttttacaatatttttttagttaaatttttacattatttttaattttgtaattaaattatttttaatataaaaaatattggaattaattgaatattaatCCGTTAATTGAAGATATATCACAATTAAAATTCTAATGAAATCTttcatcatatattttttagaagaaataaattaacattttttatataaaaaaattagttacaaaattaaaattaatataaaaatttaattaaaaataatagagatctaattacaaatttagtaaaattataataGCTAAACTCATTGGAAATGAATTTAAAGGGGGCTATTGGCTATTGCTTGTTTGCTTAGGGTTGGTTATTCTGTACGCTCTAAGGTTAATTTAATAGGTTATGTTAGGTAAccaatgattttttttgaaCAACATAAATAGACTTTAAAATTAGTCCAATTCAAGTAAAATATACTATACTTTAAATTACtcacctaaatcttaatattagaataaccatccgcacacgtaataaattgaacatctgatatattaattattcacattgtttaatattttcattgtttacctatacattttctaatttaattactttaattcTAGCTCCGTCAGCAGTCAGCACAAATAATGCATGGTCATAAATGTCTTTTTGctcaatatatattatacatcACAAATAGTTACTGATTAAGACATATTATTATTACCAGTTTCATTATCTTAAAACAATCATTAGTTATTCAATACCGATATTGGAAACGGGACTTAATTACTTAGTAGCTAGGCAACTTTTCTGaagaaaattatgagaaataaaaaaatggttGATCATTAATACATGGTTGGTTGAAGGCTTCAAGCTTTGTATACTCCTTTAATTTACTTAGCTGCTTTGTTGGTTAAAAATGAAAGTTGTCTAAACTCTAAAGCTatatttcatttcttctttttctttttgaactGATGTCTAAGTAAAGCTGTTTTAAAGCTTAAAGTAATTAactcttttaatttatatatttaaatcatgcactatctttttattttgacttgtagtttttgaaaattctcaATCATTACagtattgtatatattttactttcctCGCATTGTGCAGGACTTATTCTGGTAGTTGttataataatagataatatatgAAGATAACTCAGACATCATTATAGTTTAACATATTCACCTGACAAAGACCCTTGTAGGCTGTAGCTGGTGAGGCcaagtttttatgtttttaaatacTTATATTCTTCGTTAAATAATATAAGTAGTTAAGTACGTTACATCATGTGATGGATGGAgaattcaaattattatttcCATGACATTATGCTTATCTCATCTCATTgtataataaataagaaaaatgcacattttaattaatataatctttttttttttcgactTCCCGTTTCTCATGTCATCATCAATATATATTACAAGTCCAATAATTTCCTCATGCAAGCAAATAGAGAAGAAAGCTAGTATATGAAGCAATAGGCTTTGGCTTTATATTATCATAATGTTCTGTGTATGTCTCGAAACTTGATAGATATGGGAAAAAGACATCGAAGGGTCACTGCCATATTCATGTGCAAAGGATTGAAGCATGACAAATTTTACTGTGTGATTGGCAGAAGAAATTGCTCAAATGGTGGGTCTATAAACATATATGAATTCAGTAGGAGATGTTGTCTCCTAAAAGATTTTATGTTCATTGATTGATACAAAGAAAATGGTGAAATGAGTCACTAGAATCTGACACTGGACAAAAATTTGGAACTGTGATGGTTGACGACCAAATTGTGATAAAATATTAGCTGCATATCTTATTAACTAACTTTGATATTTTATATCAAGACTTATAAAACTTAGTTATTACATCATGGGATTTGAATATGGAAAAAGGACAAAGGTACCAAAAGAAATAATCCTTTTTTTGCATATCTATATATTTGGCTACTTGTGACTGGTTTTGCTTCATAGGTGTGGTGTTGCAGAGACATGATGGGGGGATTCAATCACTATGTTGTTGTGAAGTTCAAGGATGGTGTAGCAGTTGAAGAACTCACTGAAGGGTTGGTGAAAATGATCTCAGGAATTGAGCATGTTAAGTCCTTCCAATGGTATGGTTTTTACTTTTTCTGAAGATTTTTATGATGCCTATGTATAATCCTTTGGGCATCATAGAGAGCATAGAATTcctataaatttttgttttgcgTTTTGGACATAGAATTCTCATGTAATTTGTGTTTGTCTTAATAGGGGAAAAGATATTGGAGGACCTGATTTTCTGAGACAAGGCTTCACTCATGCTTTCTTGATGACTTTCAATGGGAAAGAGGAGTTTGATGCATTTCAGAGTCACCCAAATCATGTTGAGTTTTCCAAATTATTCTCACCTGCTGTTGAGAATATTTTAGTGCTGGATTTCCCACCTACCATTGTCAAAGCATAAGCATATGATATGATCCTCAAGAATGAAGGTTTTTCAAGCAGTTTTTAGAGTCTCAGCCTTGGAAGTGTATGCTTAATGATAAGCTCTTTTTTCATTTCCCTTCTGTTTTAACTTGATGGTAAATTTGAAGGAGTTAGTACTTGATAATAACAATGATTCTCTTCCAGTTTCCACTACCTTCTGATGTTGTTCCAGCACTTTTTCTAGGCCTCCATTGTCCATGATAAAAAGTAAATCAgtcacacacacacaaacataTTATTGTAACAGAGAAactagtaaaaagtaaaaacagtcTCTTACTTTAGAActaattctctttttatttttctagggAGAGGAGGCCTCAAATTGCATCTTCCACTTTTCAGTTCTTGACtagataattattaaaaaaatgacattCTGCATAGATGTTGAATGATTGCAATTCAAAATAGTGTTAATTGAACTGCAATTATCGTATGACCATTTAAGTATCTAAATCATTGCTgataaattaaaagagaataCCATAACAATTTTTAGTCAGGACAATCATTCAGTGGGGTGGCTAAAAAAGCCTAAACATAAAAGCAACTCTAGGAAGGCAAGAAATGATTATCAATGGttaaagaaattgaatcatGCATGACCTGATTTGAAATAATTAACACTACTTTATGAAGGATATGACCTCAAAAGTTCCACTTCATGTCAAGGAATGgcaaataacaaagaaaaaagaatttaacTTTGTTGGCCAAAGATATACCAAAGCAGTGTAACCTTTATTTCTGGTACAAACAAAAGAAGGAAAAGCAAAGCCATTAAACCAAATCATTCTGCCACTTGGAAAGCAATTTGGAAGTAGCAAATTGGGAGTTCAGTGTTTTGATTTGCCGCAAAAGAagacaaaaattataattagattgTATTTTGAGTATGCTTTTAGGTATTAGAGCATGATTAGTGAAGGCCAAGAAAATTAAGtagctttttttattattttacaagaAATTTTGTACACTATAATCCAAAACATGATATCAGAGCTTCTCTAGTTCTAAACTTTATGCCTACCTATCTAGAAAGAACTCAACACTACATAATTTCATAAGAAT
The genomic region above belongs to Arachis duranensis cultivar V14167 chromosome 3, aradu.V14167.gnm2.J7QH, whole genome shotgun sequence and contains:
- the LOC107476425 gene encoding LOW QUALITY PROTEIN: tRNA dimethylallyltransferase 2 (The sequence of the model RefSeq protein was modified relative to this genomic sequence to represent the inferred CDS: deleted 1 base in 1 codon), with product MNNRDSETSNPIDGGTKKPKVVVITGPTASGKSKLAVDLASHFPIEVINADSMQVYCGLDVLTNKLPLSQHKGLPYSLFTAKMFRDSAIPIIDEILARNHLPVIVGGTNYYIQALVSPFLLDDLADDMNEGCSDDPSGATWSDTSFPANNDNSSNGYDLLKEIDPVAANRIHPNNHRKINQYINLYSRTGVVPSKVFQGKAAEKWGQVDNLRYDCCFMCVDASLPVLDKYVEQRVDCMLDAGLLNEVYDVYNVNADYTRGLRQAIGVREFEPLLRSCLVEDIYKREKELLNGSRIEKGLKLFDGNLMEWLKSSSDTNTIILLEEAIEKVKVNTQRLVRRQKRMLNRLQTLFGWNIHFVDSTESISSKSEDVWSDQVVESATKVVSSFLCENGSLSSTCGMSNDTNVKINQRDLWTQYICKACGDRVLRGLHEWEQHKKGRGHRKRISSLKSKAQKSWYLGQNV
- the LOC107476426 gene encoding stress-response A/B barrel domain-containing protein At5g22580 isoform X2, coding for MVWCCRDMMGGFNHYVVVKFKDGVAVEELTEGLVKMISGIEHVKSFQWGKDIGGPDFLRQGFTHAFLMTFNGKEEFDAFQSHPNHVEFSKLFSPAVENILVLDFPPTIVKA
- the LOC107476426 gene encoding stress-response A/B barrel domain-containing protein At5g22580 isoform X1, with amino-acid sequence MGFEYGKRTKVWCCRDMMGGFNHYVVVKFKDGVAVEELTEGLVKMISGIEHVKSFQWGKDIGGPDFLRQGFTHAFLMTFNGKEEFDAFQSHPNHVEFSKLFSPAVENILVLDFPPTIVKA